A stretch of DNA from Candidatus Methylomirabilota bacterium:
GGGATCTTCCCCGGGATGTGCCGCATCACGCCCCGCACCTCACCCTGCGAGAGAAAGAGGTTCACGCGGAAGCGGCCTAGGCCATCGACCTGATAGCCGAGGTCCTTCTCGGTGCCGTCCATTAGGTCGTTGTAGCGATCCTCGCCGAGCAGCCGCATGGCGTTGCGACGCATGAACTCCCGCGTGACCTTGGGGAGGTCGTCCTGGACTTCGAGATGGCCGTGGATCCGGAGCACCGGATGCGCGTCCGCCTTGAGGTGAAGGTCCGAGGCCTGTCGCTTGACCGCCTGCGTGAGCAGCTCGTCGAGTTCCATCGTCCCTCCTAGCGGCCGGCCTTCTCGGGCTTGTCGCCCTTGTCGGGAGGCATGGGCGCGGCGGCGGGCTTGAGCCCCAGCGCGCTGCGGACCTTCGCCTCCATGTCGGCCAGCACCTTGGGGT
This window harbors:
- a CDS encoding ATPase, T2SS/T4P/T4SS family produces the protein MELDELLTQAVKRQASDLHLKADAHPVLRIHGHLEVQDDLPKVTREFMRRNAMRLLGEDRYNDLMDGTEKDLGYQVDGLGRFRVNLFLSQGEVRGVMRHIPGKIPIFEELHLPKVLERLAMERRGMVLVTGITGSGKSTTLAAMIDYMNRGRNDHIVTIEDP